The Flavobacterium piscisymbiosum genome includes a region encoding these proteins:
- the ileS gene encoding isoleucine--tRNA ligase has protein sequence MSTKFTEYKGLDLPTVASEVLDFWKKENIFEKSVTTREGAEPYVFFEGPPSANGLPGIHHVMARAIKDIFCRYKTQKGFQVKRKAGWDTHGLPVELGTEKELGITKEDIGKTISIEEYNEACKKTVMRYTDVWNDLTEKMGYWVDMEDPYVTYKPKYMESVWWLLKQIYDKGLLYKGYTIQPYSPKAGTGLSSHEVNQPGAYRDVTDTTIVAQFKTLPETLPGFLQGFGDIHILAWTTTPWTLPSNTALTVGPKIDYVLVKTFNQYTFDPINVVLAKNLVGKQFGKGFFLSEDDADFDNVKEGDKKLPYKILAEAKGIDLVEIRYEQLLPYVLPYQNAENAFRVIAGDFVTTEDGTGIVHTAPTFGADDAKVAKEAKPEVPPMLVLDETGTAVPLVDLQGKFTSHLGELAGKYVKNEYYDAGQAPERSVDVEIAIRLKEENKAFKVEKYVHSYPHSWRTDEPLLYYPLDSWFIKVTDVKDRMFDLNETINWKPKSTGEGRFGNWLKNANDWNLSRSRYWGIPLPIWRTEDKKEEVLIGSVEELYNAIEKSIEAGFQKENPFKGFEIGNMAESNYDLIDLHKNVVDQITLVSASGQPMKRESDLIDVWFDSGAMPYAQWHYPFENKDKIDENKDFPANFIAEGVDQTRGWFYTLHAIGTLVFDKIAYKNVVSNGLVLDKDGIKMSKSKGNTIDPFKTIEEYGPDATRWYMIMNANPWDNLKFDLEGIAEVRRKFFGTLYNTYSFFSLYANIDGFKYEEAEIPLNERPEIDQWIMSELHSLIKFVDECYEDYEPTKAARAISDFVQENLSNWYVRLCRRRFWKGEYAHDKIAAYQTLYTCLLTISKLSAPIAPFFMDKLYRDLTSSTESEQYSSVHLAQFPKFVENFVNKTLESKMQKAQTISSLVLSLRKKEMIKVRQPLQKVMIPVLDENQRAEILAISELVKAEVNVKEIILLEDDSDILVKQIKPNFKALGPRFGKDMGLISKEIQSFSADQINQLDKQGTLDIVIAGNNVTLSLEDVEITSQDIEGWLVANSNGITVALDITISEELKNEGIARELVNRIQNIRKDSGFEVTDKIKVQIKRNGILEEAILKNIDYIKSETLTDELVFVDSLENGTEIEFDDIKTMILISK, from the coding sequence ATGAGCACAAAATTTACTGAATACAAAGGACTTGACTTGCCAACAGTAGCGTCAGAAGTACTTGATTTTTGGAAGAAAGAAAATATATTTGAAAAGAGCGTAACAACTCGCGAAGGTGCTGAGCCTTACGTATTTTTTGAAGGTCCGCCTTCAGCAAATGGTTTACCGGGAATTCACCACGTGATGGCACGTGCGATTAAAGATATTTTTTGCAGATATAAAACTCAAAAAGGTTTTCAGGTAAAAAGAAAAGCCGGATGGGATACACACGGATTACCTGTAGAATTAGGTACCGAAAAAGAACTTGGAATTACAAAAGAAGATATTGGTAAAACAATTTCTATCGAAGAATATAACGAAGCGTGTAAAAAAACCGTAATGCGTTATACTGACGTGTGGAATGATTTGACCGAAAAAATGGGATATTGGGTAGATATGGAAGATCCGTATGTTACTTATAAACCAAAATATATGGAGTCTGTTTGGTGGCTTTTGAAACAAATCTACGATAAAGGTTTGTTGTACAAAGGATATACGATTCAGCCTTATTCTCCAAAAGCAGGAACAGGATTGTCTTCTCACGAAGTAAATCAGCCGGGAGCTTACAGAGATGTTACAGATACTACGATTGTTGCGCAATTTAAAACATTGCCGGAAACTCTTCCAGGTTTTTTACAAGGTTTTGGAGATATTCATATTTTGGCCTGGACGACAACTCCCTGGACATTGCCATCGAATACTGCTTTGACAGTTGGTCCAAAAATCGATTACGTTTTAGTAAAAACTTTCAATCAATATACTTTTGATCCAATCAATGTTGTTTTGGCTAAAAATTTAGTTGGAAAACAATTCGGGAAAGGATTTTTCTTAAGTGAAGACGATGCTGACTTTGACAATGTAAAAGAAGGTGATAAAAAACTTCCGTACAAAATTTTAGCGGAAGCAAAAGGAATAGATTTAGTTGAAATTCGTTACGAGCAATTGTTGCCATACGTATTACCTTATCAAAATGCCGAAAATGCATTTAGAGTAATTGCTGGAGATTTCGTAACAACAGAAGACGGAACCGGAATTGTACATACTGCTCCAACTTTTGGTGCTGATGATGCTAAAGTAGCAAAAGAAGCGAAGCCGGAAGTGCCGCCAATGTTAGTTCTTGACGAAACCGGAACAGCAGTGCCGCTGGTAGATTTACAAGGAAAATTTACTTCGCATTTAGGGGAATTGGCTGGTAAATACGTGAAAAACGAATATTATGATGCAGGACAAGCGCCAGAGCGTTCTGTTGATGTTGAAATTGCTATTCGATTAAAAGAAGAAAATAAAGCCTTTAAGGTTGAAAAATACGTGCACAGTTATCCACACAGCTGGAGAACTGATGAGCCGTTATTATATTATCCACTAGACTCCTGGTTCATTAAAGTAACCGATGTAAAAGATAGAATGTTCGACCTGAACGAAACTATCAATTGGAAGCCTAAGTCTACTGGTGAAGGACGTTTTGGAAATTGGCTTAAAAATGCCAACGACTGGAACTTATCTCGTTCTAGATATTGGGGTATTCCGTTGCCAATTTGGAGAACTGAAGACAAAAAAGAAGAAGTTCTTATTGGTTCTGTTGAAGAATTATACAACGCGATCGAAAAATCTATCGAAGCTGGTTTTCAAAAAGAAAATCCGTTTAAAGGTTTTGAAATCGGAAATATGGCTGAGTCTAACTATGATTTAATCGATTTGCATAAAAATGTAGTTGATCAAATTACTTTAGTTTCGGCTTCAGGACAGCCAATGAAACGCGAAAGCGATTTAATTGATGTTTGGTTCGATTCAGGAGCTATGCCTTATGCGCAATGGCATTATCCTTTTGAGAACAAAGATAAAATTGATGAGAATAAAGATTTTCCTGCGAACTTTATTGCCGAAGGTGTCGATCAGACACGTGGATGGTTTTATACCCTGCACGCGATCGGAACTTTGGTTTTTGATAAAATCGCCTATAAAAATGTAGTTTCGAATGGTTTGGTTTTAGACAAGGACGGAATAAAAATGTCTAAGAGTAAAGGGAATACTATAGATCCTTTTAAAACTATCGAAGAATATGGTCCTGATGCTACACGTTGGTACATGATCATGAATGCGAATCCTTGGGACAACTTAAAATTTGATCTTGAAGGAATTGCTGAGGTTCGCCGTAAATTCTTCGGGACATTATACAATACCTATTCATTCTTCTCATTATATGCGAATATCGATGGATTTAAATATGAAGAAGCTGAAATTCCGTTAAACGAAAGACCTGAAATCGATCAATGGATCATGTCTGAATTGCATTCTTTAATAAAATTTGTTGATGAATGTTACGAAGATTATGAGCCTACAAAAGCAGCAAGAGCCATTTCTGATTTCGTTCAGGAAAACCTAAGTAACTGGTACGTTCGTTTATGTCGTCGTCGTTTCTGGAAAGGAGAATATGCACACGATAAAATCGCGGCTTATCAAACGCTTTATACTTGTCTGTTAACGATCAGTAAATTAAGCGCTCCAATTGCTCCATTTTTTATGGATAAATTGTACAGAGATTTGACAAGTTCGACAGAATCTGAGCAATACAGCAGTGTTCACTTGGCTCAGTTCCCGAAATTTGTCGAAAACTTTGTTAATAAAACGTTAGAAAGCAAAATGCAGAAGGCGCAGACCATCTCGTCTTTGGTTTTATCGCTTCGTAAAAAGGAAATGATAAAAGTGCGTCAACCTTTGCAAAAGGTAATGATTCCGGTACTTGACGAAAATCAGAGAGCCGAAATTTTAGCTATTTCCGAGCTTGTAAAAGCAGAAGTAAACGTTAAGGAAATCATACTTTTAGAGGACGATTCAGATATTCTGGTAAAACAAATTAAGCCTAATTTTAAAGCCTTAGGTCCACGTTTTGGTAAAGATATGGGTTTGATTTCCAAAGAGATACAATCTTTTTCGGCAGATCAGATCAATCAGTTAGACAAGCAAGGCACGTTAGATATTGTTATTGCTGGAAATAATGTAACTTTATCACTAGAAGACGTCGAAATAACATCGCAGGATATCGAAGGTTGGCTGGTTGCAAATTCAAACGGGATAACAGTTGCGCTTGATATTACAATCTCTGAAGAATTGAAAAACGAAGGTATTGCGAGAGAATTAGTAAACAGAATTCAAAACATCCGTAAAGATTCAGGATTTGAAGTTACTGATAAGATTAAAGTTCAAATAAAACGAAACGGTATTTTAGAAGAAGCAATTCTAAAAAATATAGACTATATTAAGTCTGAGACATTAACAGATGAATTGGTTTTTGTGGATAGTTTAGAAAACGGCACAGAAATTGAATTTGATGATATAAAAACAATGATATTAATTTCAAAATAA
- a CDS encoding roadblock/LC7 domain-containing protein: MTEITSTLNNFLVTTKSSAALIINGKGKLITSLEIDYADSVAAMSAAILSMSEKFLIDLDKGALKQLFLKTSEGVVIGNKISGTNFIIAFSKDGSNLGLLMRSTDEVATELSKNSLLK, translated from the coding sequence ATGACTGAAATAACATCTACTCTAAACAACTTCCTGGTTACTACTAAATCTTCTGCTGCATTAATAATAAACGGAAAAGGAAAATTAATTACATCATTAGAGATTGATTATGCAGATAGCGTTGCCGCAATGAGCGCTGCTATCTTATCAATGAGCGAAAAATTCTTAATTGATTTAGATAAAGGAGCATTAAAACAACTATTTCTAAAAACCTCGGAAGGTGTTGTTATTGGAAATAAAATAAGCGGCACCAACTTTATAATTGCATTTTCGAAAGACGGAAGTAATCTGGGTTTATTAATGCGCTCAACTGATGAAGTCGCTACAGAATTAAGTAAGAATTCCCTATTAAAATAA
- a CDS encoding TraR/DksA family transcriptional regulator, with protein MIDEITRYSDADLAEFKEIIQNKIQKAQADLDLIKSAYMNDLNNGTDDTSPTFKAFEEGSETMSKEANSQLAIRQEKFIRDLKNALFRVENKTYGICKVTGKLIGKERLKIVPHATMSIEAKNLQR; from the coding sequence ATGATAGATGAAATTACAAGATACTCTGACGCTGATTTGGCAGAGTTCAAAGAAATAATCCAAAATAAAATACAAAAAGCACAAGCCGATCTGGATTTAATAAAAAGTGCTTACATGAATGATTTGAATAACGGAACAGATGATACTTCTCCAACTTTTAAAGCATTTGAAGAAGGAAGTGAAACAATGTCTAAAGAAGCGAACTCACAGTTGGCTATCAGACAGGAAAAATTCATCCGCGATCTAAAAAACGCATTATTCCGTGTAGAAAATAAAACATACGGTATTTGCAAAGTAACAGGTAAATTAATTGGCAAAGAAAGGCTTAAAATCGTTCCTCATGCAACAATGAGTATCGAAGCGAAGAACTTGCAGCGATAA
- a CDS encoding lipoprotein signal peptidase produces the protein MSLRKAYFLIFLVLIVDQLSKIYVKTNFVLGEEVVVFDWFRIHFIENEGMAWGTKIPGQYGKLILTVFRIFAVFGIAYWLSDSIKRRHSSYLIVAIALIFAGAAGNIIDSVFYGVIFDGSQGNLATLFSPEPYGTWFHGLVVDMFYFPLWRGTLPAWFPIWGGEQVSFFNAIFNVADMAISTGVGILLFFNKRAFPKT, from the coding sequence ATGTCATTACGAAAAGCGTATTTCCTTATATTCTTAGTTTTAATTGTTGATCAGCTTTCAAAAATATATGTAAAAACCAACTTTGTTTTAGGTGAAGAAGTGGTGGTTTTTGATTGGTTCAGGATTCATTTCATAGAAAATGAAGGAATGGCTTGGGGGACTAAAATACCAGGGCAATACGGAAAATTAATTTTGACTGTTTTTAGAATTTTCGCAGTATTCGGGATTGCATATTGGTTGTCTGATTCGATTAAGAGACGCCATTCTAGTTATTTGATCGTTGCAATTGCTTTAATTTTTGCAGGAGCAGCCGGAAATATAATCGATTCTGTTTTTTACGGAGTTATTTTTGACGGCAGTCAGGGTAATCTGGCAACATTGTTTTCGCCTGAACCTTACGGAACCTGGTTTCATGGTTTGGTAGTGGATATGTTTTATTTTCCTCTCTGGAGAGGTACTTTGCCAGCTTGGTTTCCTATTTGGGGAGGCGAACAGGTTTCTTTTTTTAATGCTATTTTTAATGTTGCCGATATGGCGATTTCTACAGGAGTTGGAATTTTGCTTTTCTTTAATAAAAGAGCTTTTCCTAAAACGTAG
- a CDS encoding PQQ-binding-like beta-propeller repeat protein: MKKIAFSIILVFLVAFSATAQRKYDEIITTENSVKDMVQNEITGIVVFKEGGTVKGLDPETKKIVWTLTKEDFGATSAGDILTDPDFGKVFKEKSDLSSVPGSPYVEAYINSKYIIINTDGGKVVYNSSKESFWVMQSDFIPETDEYLLTLKKDGDMAIALLDMKTGELKWNTTVDKAKSLFSFSLKESSNTNKATVHGSVIYYLLYGKLYSFDRNSGKLNWKAEEDYSRFFLTQNDKNIVVVNSKGLFAAKEYLNVLNTENGKSIWKESIKTKRVVYLEDWGTKLLIAHYSGFNFFDLNTGEKVWKKDARGDGLKRVIPIDQDFLYVAENEMMLINKDGEKLWKKFIEISDDKEDPIYYLGKVGEKVMYLTGTYGNMVDYKTGVKLWKRNIKFEKDRPVLPTYDEATNSYLVYNDEKLYKFDPSISDKPEPFAKVNIKKEKELNSIELFPWGVVLSGPLEVMGVNMDGTIKYHLTYTQPGEGTRRLLKSAAIAGSIGLGVGYGVSSVKGADITMTYRDSEGNMRTAVAKGDQTNKDQAKAYAAGSAALGIVAAKFNSRFNAMKQNRDFSYIFAKADSGEKILVKVSKVDGVEVDKIIFNNNKPVYEVDPATQNIFYVSDKSIQIFNKK, encoded by the coding sequence ATGAAGAAAATTGCTTTTTCGATTATTTTGGTTTTCTTAGTTGCTTTTTCGGCGACTGCTCAAAGAAAATACGACGAAATAATCACTACAGAGAACAGTGTCAAAGACATGGTTCAAAACGAAATAACAGGAATTGTTGTTTTTAAAGAAGGTGGAACTGTAAAAGGTTTAGATCCTGAAACGAAAAAAATTGTTTGGACATTAACAAAAGAGGATTTTGGAGCAACTTCAGCGGGTGATATCCTGACTGATCCTGATTTTGGAAAAGTTTTTAAAGAAAAAAGTGATTTATCAAGTGTTCCCGGAAGTCCTTATGTAGAGGCTTACATCAATAGTAAATATATTATCATTAATACAGATGGTGGTAAAGTGGTTTACAATTCGTCTAAAGAATCTTTCTGGGTAATGCAGTCAGATTTTATTCCTGAAACAGATGAGTATTTGCTTACTTTGAAAAAAGACGGAGATATGGCAATTGCTTTATTAGATATGAAAACAGGAGAATTAAAATGGAATACTACTGTAGATAAAGCAAAATCATTATTTAGCTTCTCATTAAAAGAGTCTTCAAATACCAATAAAGCGACAGTACACGGATCAGTAATTTATTATTTATTGTACGGAAAACTATATTCGTTTGACAGAAATTCAGGAAAATTAAACTGGAAAGCCGAAGAGGATTATTCAAGATTCTTTTTGACTCAAAATGATAAAAATATTGTAGTTGTAAACAGTAAAGGTTTATTTGCAGCCAAAGAATATTTGAATGTTTTGAACACAGAAAACGGGAAAAGTATCTGGAAAGAATCTATTAAAACAAAACGTGTTGTTTATTTAGAAGACTGGGGTACAAAATTATTAATTGCTCATTATAGTGGTTTTAACTTTTTTGACCTTAATACAGGAGAAAAAGTTTGGAAAAAAGATGCTCGTGGAGATGGTTTGAAAAGAGTAATCCCGATCGATCAGGATTTCTTATATGTTGCAGAAAATGAAATGATGCTGATCAACAAAGACGGAGAAAAACTTTGGAAAAAATTCATTGAAATTTCAGACGACAAAGAAGATCCAATTTATTACTTAGGAAAAGTAGGTGAAAAAGTAATGTACCTTACAGGAACTTACGGAAACATGGTAGATTATAAAACAGGAGTTAAACTTTGGAAACGTAATATTAAGTTTGAAAAAGATCGTCCGGTTTTACCAACTTACGACGAAGCTACAAACTCTTACTTAGTATATAATGACGAGAAATTGTACAAATTTGATCCAAGCATTAGCGATAAGCCAGAACCATTTGCTAAAGTAAATATAAAAAAAGAGAAAGAATTAAATAGTATTGAATTATTTCCTTGGGGAGTTGTGCTTTCGGGACCGCTTGAAGTAATGGGAGTTAATATGGATGGAACTATAAAATACCACCTTACTTATACACAACCAGGTGAAGGAACAAGACGTTTACTTAAAAGCGCTGCAATTGCCGGAAGTATTGGTTTAGGTGTTGGTTATGGAGTAAGTTCAGTTAAAGGTGCTGATATAACTATGACATATCGCGATTCTGAAGGTAACATGAGAACCGCAGTTGCAAAAGGAGATCAGACAAATAAGGATCAGGCAAAAGCTTATGCAGCCGGGTCAGCAGCTCTTGGTATAGTAGCAGCTAAATTTAATTCTCGTTTTAATGCAATGAAACAAAACAGAGACTTCTCTTATATTTTTGCAAAAGCAGATTCTGGAGAAAAAATTCTTGTAAAAGTGAGTAAAGTTGATGGAGTTGAGGTTGATAAAATTATTTTCAATAACAATAAACCAGTTTATGAAGTAGATCCTGCGACACAAAACATTTTTTATGTGTCTGATAAATCTATTCAAATTTTCAATAAAAAGTAA
- a CDS encoding T9SS type A sorting domain-containing protein: protein MKRSFLYVLFLLLFQFSFAQNKLSWQSYFSFNEIKDISEAPTTVFAASENALFSKNTATNIIKTTTTVDGLSGQTISALYHSEGFNKTIIGYENGLMIVINEKDGSILKVVDIINKQLPANLKKINHFMEHNGLVYVSCDFGIVQFNLTTSQFGDTYFIGDNGAEINIRQTAYFDGFIYAATSNGIRKANSTNANLIDYNQWILVNSGDWSSIETLDTTLIAINSGGYIHRYNSNTFVGFLQLPQPATDMRAVNHKLFVTTPNTVFVYSNQMVLNRQIANTQVLDNTLSFTCATAIGESLYIGTKEKGLFASTLSNVSAFENNTPPGPTKNNIFSLDVAPNVLWTVYGDYTSSYNPYPLDSYGISKYDTSGWLNLPYEDVLGAKSMTRIIVNPNNEKQVYASSFFSGLLKIEQDVPTFLYNEKNSGLESITTEGPNYIDVRINGTAFDKSGNLWITNSRIKNGLKVLKTNGQWQSYSTATILDNAELASYANIVIDKNNTKWISTNREGVIGFNESTNTFKKITFGADVGNLPTADVRSVAVDTKGQLWIGTIKGLRVLSNVGSFQTESQLKANPIIIMDDNLAQELLYEQFINVIAVDGANNKWIGTGDSGVFMVSPNGQETKYHFTINNSPLPSNVINDIKINSATGEVFIATDKGMVSFKGIATEANEDLNNAYVYPNPVRPNYSGTVKVAGLIDKANIKITDIEGNLVYETTSTGGTIEWDTTAFGRYKVASGVYMIFISAQDGGETKVKKVMIIR from the coding sequence ATGAAGAGAAGTTTTCTGTATGTTTTGTTTTTACTGTTGTTTCAATTTAGTTTCGCGCAGAATAAATTGTCATGGCAGAGTTATTTTTCATTTAATGAAATAAAAGATATTTCAGAAGCTCCAACAACAGTTTTTGCAGCTTCAGAAAATGCATTGTTTTCTAAAAACACGGCAACCAACATAATCAAAACAACAACTACTGTTGATGGACTTTCGGGTCAGACGATTTCGGCTTTATACCATAGCGAAGGATTCAACAAAACGATAATTGGTTACGAAAATGGTTTGATGATCGTAATCAATGAAAAAGATGGAAGCATCTTAAAAGTTGTCGATATTATCAACAAACAATTGCCGGCAAACCTTAAGAAAATCAATCATTTTATGGAACATAACGGTTTAGTTTATGTTTCTTGTGATTTTGGAATCGTGCAGTTCAATTTAACAACTTCCCAATTTGGAGATACTTATTTTATTGGTGATAACGGAGCAGAAATCAATATAAGACAAACCGCTTATTTCGATGGATTTATTTATGCAGCGACTTCAAACGGAATCAGAAAAGCCAATAGTACCAATGCCAATCTAATTGATTATAATCAATGGATTTTGGTAAATTCAGGAGATTGGTCGAGTATAGAAACTTTAGATACAACACTTATCGCGATCAATTCAGGCGGATATATTCATCGTTATAATTCAAATACATTTGTTGGGTTTTTGCAGCTTCCGCAACCTGCGACAGATATGCGTGCTGTAAATCATAAATTGTTTGTTACAACACCCAATACGGTTTTTGTTTATTCAAATCAAATGGTTTTAAACCGCCAAATTGCAAATACTCAGGTTTTAGACAATACATTAAGTTTTACTTGTGCCACTGCTATTGGAGAATCGTTGTACATTGGAACAAAAGAAAAAGGATTGTTTGCATCAACACTCTCAAATGTTTCAGCTTTCGAGAACAATACGCCGCCGGGACCAACAAAAAACAATATTTTTTCGCTAGATGTAGCGCCAAATGTGCTTTGGACGGTTTATGGAGATTACACTTCGTCTTATAATCCTTATCCGCTAGATAGTTATGGTATAAGTAAATATGATACTTCCGGATGGCTAAATTTGCCGTATGAAGATGTTCTTGGAGCAAAATCTATGACTCGTATTATCGTAAATCCCAACAATGAAAAACAAGTTTATGCAAGCTCATTTTTTTCGGGTTTATTAAAGATCGAACAGGATGTGCCTACGTTTTTATATAACGAAAAAAACAGCGGTTTAGAAAGTATTACAACCGAAGGTCCCAATTATATAGATGTTCGTATCAACGGAACCGCTTTTGATAAATCAGGAAATCTCTGGATTACCAATAGCAGGATCAAAAATGGTTTAAAGGTTTTAAAAACAAACGGACAATGGCAAAGTTATTCAACCGCGACAATTCTTGATAATGCCGAACTTGCCAGTTATGCCAATATTGTTATTGATAAAAATAATACAAAATGGATATCGACCAATAGAGAAGGAGTGATTGGTTTTAACGAAAGTACAAATACATTCAAAAAAATAACTTTTGGTGCAGATGTCGGAAATTTACCAACTGCAGATGTTCGATCTGTTGCTGTCGATACTAAAGGGCAGTTATGGATTGGGACTATAAAAGGATTAAGAGTTTTGTCTAACGTTGGGAGTTTTCAGACAGAGAGTCAGCTTAAGGCAAATCCTATTATTATAATGGATGATAATCTGGCGCAGGAATTGTTATACGAGCAATTTATAAATGTAATTGCGGTAGACGGAGCCAATAACAAATGGATTGGTACCGGAGATTCCGGCGTTTTTATGGTATCGCCAAACGGTCAGGAAACCAAATATCATTTTACAATAAATAATTCGCCGTTACCAAGTAATGTTATTAATGATATTAAAATTAATAGTGCAACAGGCGAGGTATTTATTGCTACAGATAAAGGTATGGTTTCCTTTAAAGGAATCGCAACAGAGGCCAACGAGGATTTAAATAATGCTTATGTTTATCCTAATCCCGTTCGTCCCAATTATTCAGGAACAGTAAAAGTTGCCGGATTAATCGATAAGGCTAATATTAAAATTACCGATATCGAAGGCAATTTAGTATACGAAACCACTTCGACAGGCGGAACAATAGAATGGGATACAACAGCTTTCGGGCGATATAAAGTAGCCTCGGGAGTTTATATGATTTTTATCTCAGCGCAGGATGGTGGTGAAACGAAAGTTAAGAAAGTTATGATTATTCGTTAG
- the recO gene encoding DNA repair protein RecO: MLVKTKAIVISSLKFQEKSLIVKCFTLSNGLKSYFVRDAFSSRKASQKIAYFQPLSILEIEAVHKNKGTLENFKEIKTAVPFQSIHTDIIKSTMVMFLSEMLHYSIQEEEKNESLFVFLETALTWLDHHDEISNFHLILLLEITKYLGFYPDVSDVDLPYFEINDGVFTLFHGLTALTEHETNLFKKLIDLKFDNTEKVFHVIERQILLKILIDYYSFHLDGFKKPKSLDILKEIFS, translated from the coding sequence TTGTTAGTCAAAACCAAAGCAATAGTAATCTCTTCGCTAAAATTTCAGGAAAAAAGTTTGATTGTAAAATGTTTTACGCTTTCAAACGGTCTGAAGTCTTATTTTGTGCGCGATGCTTTTTCGAGCCGAAAAGCCAGTCAGAAAATTGCTTACTTTCAGCCTTTGTCGATTCTCGAAATCGAAGCCGTGCATAAAAACAAAGGCACGTTAGAAAACTTCAAAGAAATAAAAACCGCAGTTCCTTTTCAAAGTATTCATACAGATATTATAAAAAGCACCATGGTCATGTTTTTGTCTGAGATGCTTCATTATTCTATTCAGGAAGAAGAAAAAAACGAATCGCTTTTTGTTTTTCTGGAAACGGCTTTAACCTGGCTGGATCATCATGACGAAATTTCTAATTTCCATTTGATTTTACTTTTAGAAATCACCAAATATTTGGGTTTTTATCCGGATGTCTCAGATGTTGATTTGCCTTACTTCGAAATAAACGATGGTGTTTTTACCCTTTTTCATGGTTTGACTGCCCTTACAGAACATGAAACCAACCTCTTTAAAAAATTAATTGATTTGAAATTTGACAATACCGAAAAAGTTTTTCATGTCATCGAAAGACAGATTTTATTGAAGATTCTGATCGATTATTATAGCTTTCATTTAGACGGTTTTAAGAAGCCGAAATCACTTGATATTCTGAAAGAAATTTTTTCTTAA